The window CGTCGCGGCCCTGGATGTGGCGCCGCAGTTCGTGGTGAGCATCGCTCCGACGGTGGAGGAGGCCACGGAGAAGTTCCTGCGGTCGCAGCTGTACAAGCATCTCCTTTCCCTGCAGCGATCGACGCTGCGCGGCCAGACCGTCGAATCCTTCCAGGAACGCAACCTGCTGGGCAGCCCGGAGGTCATCCGCCGGAGGATCAGGGCCTACGCGCAGGCGGGCGTCACCCACCTCTCGGGGCTGCTGTTCGTGGCCAACACGGTGGCTGAGTTCGTGGACAGCATGCGGTTGTTCGCCGAGGACGTCATGCCGGAGTTCGCCGGCTAGGCATGGGCGGCGTCCTTCACCTCCCGCGGGCGCTGGCGGTGATGGAAGAGCGGGGCTGGGACGCCCTGCTGGCCACCTCCCACGAGAACGTCTACTACCTCAGCGGCTTCCGCAGCTTCGGCCAGCCGCTGATCCGCGGCACGCAGGTGTACGCCCTGGCGCGGCGCGACCGGCTCGATGCGCCCGTTGTGGTCGCCCCGGTGGGCGAGATGGACATGGCCGCCCAGTTTCCTCCGCGGGGCGCAGTGATCCCCTACGGGACCTTTCACATCGCGGCGCCGGAAGAGCCGGTGTCGGGCAGCGACGCCCTGCTGGTGCGGTGGGGCATCGATGAGCCCCCCAGGCCGTCGGCGATGGAGGCGCTGCGGGACGCCCTGGGCCGGCTGGACCTGACCGGCGGCGTCATCGGCGTGGACGAGCGGGGTCTGTTGCCCGCCCTCTGGCAGAGCCTGCCGGAACGACTGCCCGACGGGCTCCGGCCCGCGCCGGCGGCCGACGCCTTCCAGGTGATCCGGGCCGTGAAGACCGACCGGGAGATCGAGGTGCTGCACCGGTCGGCCTCGGTGGTCGAGCAGGCCATGGAGCAGGCCCTGGCCTCGGCGGAGGAGGGTGTGCAGGAGCAGGAGATGGCCCGGGTCTTCGAAGGCGCCCTCGTCGCCCTGGGGGCGCGGCCGCTGTTCAGCGTCATCGCCTTCGGCCCGCACGCCGCCTATCCCAACGCGGTCCCGGGGGAGCGGCGGCTGCGGCGGGGAGACCTCATCCGCTTCGACATCGGCTGTCTCTATCAGGGGTACTGCTCGGACATCGCGCGGACGGCGGTCTTCGGCGACCCCACGCCGCGCCAGCGGGACTACTACCGGGCCATCGTGGCCGGCGAAGAGGCGGCGCTGTCCGTGCTGCGGCCGGGAATCGCCGCCTCCGCGGTGTTTGAGGCGGC is drawn from Armatimonadota bacterium and contains these coding sequences:
- a CDS encoding Xaa-Pro peptidase family protein, which codes for MGGVLHLPRALAVMEERGWDALLATSHENVYYLSGFRSFGQPLIRGTQVYALARRDRLDAPVVVAPVGEMDMAAQFPPRGAVIPYGTFHIAAPEEPVSGSDALLVRWGIDEPPRPSAMEALRDALGRLDLTGGVIGVDERGLLPALWQSLPERLPDGLRPAPAADAFQVIRAVKTDREIEVLHRSASVVEQAMEQALASAEEGVQEQEMARVFEGALVALGARPLFSVIAFGPHAAYPNAVPGERRLRRGDLIRFDIGCLYQGYCSDIARTAVFGDPTPRQRDYYRAIVAGEEAALSVLRPGIAASAVFEAAVEATRRAGIPHYRRHHVGHGIGLEIYDLPLLAPGAEMRLEAGMVLEVETPYYEVGFGGLQVEDTVVVTGAGCRLLTASDRTLRVV